A single Lactuca sativa cultivar Salinas chromosome 8, Lsat_Salinas_v11, whole genome shotgun sequence DNA region contains:
- the LOC122195458 gene encoding uncharacterized protein LOC122195458, which translates to MYPLYLIDKKLKIYNFIQYLCSLCILNLATTTAPTLNFQIPQITVKLDRTNYPLWRTNIIAALEAFDLEDYVLNPQPPTETITVPTVAAILATDSTPAVAAVPATTAPNPKYVVWKKRDRFVLLWLKSTMTDQAHALVARSNSSYTAWQTIETLYQAQTRACRMQIRNQLQTLTKGSMTMMEYIERKRSLADSLAENLRPVHEEDLINYILPGLDSSYGSFITAFMMKSETLTVDDLIGLLLQEEARLEQDHVRLAFVPQAPAAALTVNRSNHRSSHSYAGHGSSTPSNAAQRANYSNANRSSDQRR; encoded by the exons ATGTACCCCTTGTATCTCATAGACAAGAAATTGAAGATATACAATTTCATTCAATATCTCTGTTctttatg CATTCTCAATCTGGCTACTACCACAGCCCCCACCTTGAATTTTCAAATACCACAAATCACTGTGAAACTTGATCGCACCAACTACCCACTTTGGCGCACAAATATTATCGCAGCCCTTGAAGCCTTCGATCTGGAAGATTATGTTCTGAATCCTCAACCACCTACTGAAACAATAACTGTTCCTACTGTTGCAGCCATTCTAGCCACTGATTCTACTCCGGCAGTTGCTGCTGTTCCTGCCACCACAGCACCAAACCCCAAATATGTTGTCTGGAAGAAACGTGATAGGTTTGTCTTATTATGGCTCAAATCCACAATGACGGATCAAGCTCATGCTCTGGTTGCCCGCTCAAACTCTTCTTACACAGCGTGGCAAACTATTGAGACCTTGTATCAAGCTCAAACTAGGGCTTGTCGTATGCAAATAAGAAATCAACTTCAGACTCTTACAAAAGGATCAATGACCATGATGGAATACATTGAAAGGAAAAGGTCATTGGCTGATTCTTTAGCAGAGAACTTACGCCCAGTTCATGAAGAAGACCTAATCAACTACATTCTTCCTGGCCTGGACTCATCTTATGGCAGTTTCATTACTGCTTTTATGATGAAATCTGAAACTCTAACAGTTGATGATCTCATAGGTCTTTTGTTACAGGAAGAAGCTAGACTTGAACAAGATCATGTTCGCCTTGCGTTTGTCCCACAAGCCCCCGCTGCTGCCCTAACTGTAAATCGATCAAATCATCGCTCATCTCACTCCTATGCTGGTCACGGATCAAGTACTCCATCAAATGCTGCTCAAAGGGCGAATTATTCTAATGCAAATCGCAGCTCTGACCAGAGGAGATGA